In Neisseriaceae bacterium CLB008, one genomic interval encodes:
- a CDS encoding trypsin-like peptidase domain-containing protein → MKRSGLRLWVGMMMSLAFIGGGLGLGVRLGGNMAVVAPAALAAAPMPLMMDQELPSLAPMLAQVMPAVVSIEVAGRRVERVQAQSGAPLLGPNASQCQQGGALYNTPICPEPERVAGPRFRSLGSGVIIDAAEGYVVTNYHVVNQAERIQIELLNGRRFEAQLVGQDLGSDLAWLKINQAADLVAIRLADSDQLRVGDYALAIGNPYGLGSTVTSGIVSALGRSGLGRQSYEHFIQTDAAINRGSSGGALINVSGELIGINTAILAAGGGNIGIGFAIPSNMVKNLTDQMRRYGEVRRGVIGVVGTEVSQEMVQAFNLDQRLGGFITEVLSGSAAAYGGMRAGDVVVSVDGQSVPSFAAFRAQISSVPIGTRLDVGVLRQGQPLTLSIQVAPPPAATAPSMP, encoded by the coding sequence GGCGGTGGTTGCACCGGCGGCGCTGGCCGCTGCGCCCATGCCGCTAATGATGGATCAGGAGCTGCCCAGTTTGGCGCCGATGCTGGCCCAGGTGATGCCGGCCGTGGTCAGTATCGAGGTTGCAGGTCGGCGAGTCGAGCGCGTGCAAGCGCAGTCTGGCGCGCCTTTACTGGGCCCAAATGCGTCCCAGTGTCAACAAGGTGGGGCGCTCTATAATACGCCGATTTGCCCCGAGCCAGAGCGGGTGGCTGGGCCAAGGTTTCGTAGTTTAGGCTCCGGCGTCATTATTGATGCGGCCGAGGGCTATGTTGTGACCAACTATCATGTGGTGAATCAGGCTGAGCGCATACAGATTGAGCTCTTGAACGGGCGTCGCTTTGAGGCTCAGCTCGTAGGGCAGGATCTCGGTTCAGATTTGGCCTGGCTGAAGATTAATCAAGCGGCTGATTTGGTGGCGATTCGGCTGGCCGACTCTGATCAATTACGCGTGGGTGACTATGCTTTGGCCATTGGCAATCCTTACGGCCTAGGCAGCACGGTGACGTCTGGGATTGTATCGGCCTTAGGACGTAGTGGTCTAGGGCGGCAAAGTTATGAGCATTTTATTCAAACCGATGCCGCCATTAACCGAGGTAGCTCCGGCGGGGCTTTAATCAATGTGTCGGGAGAGCTTATTGGCATCAATACGGCGATATTGGCGGCTGGTGGTGGCAATATCGGCATTGGCTTTGCCATCCCAAGTAATATGGTGAAAAACCTAACCGATCAAATGCGCCGCTATGGTGAGGTGAGGCGTGGCGTCATCGGCGTGGTCGGCACAGAAGTCAGCCAAGAAATGGTGCAAGCATTTAATTTAGATCAGCGTCTAGGGGGCTTTATTACCGAGGTGCTGTCCGGTTCGGCGGCAGCCTATGGCGGCATGCGGGCAGGCGATGTCGTGGTGAGCGTGGATGGTCAGAGCGTGCCCAGTTTTGCTGCTTTTCGGGCCCAAATCAGCAGCGTGCCCATCGGCACTCGGCTAGATGTTGGCGTGTTGCGCCAGGGGCAGCCGCTGACCTTGAGCATACAGGTGGCGCCGCCGCCGGCCGCTACAGCGCCAAGCATGCCTTAA
- the gltX gene encoding glutamate--tRNA ligase, which produces MVRTRFAPSPTGFLHIGGVRTALFSWAYARKNQGKFVLRIEDTDLARSTEESVQAIMDGMHWVGLDYDEGPFYQTQRFDRYKEVVAQLLASGHAYHCYCSKEELEAMRQEQEAAGQHYFAYDRRWRPEEGKALPTIPADVEPVVRFKMPMTGKIAWDDLVKGTIEFDNKELDDLIIARPDGSPTYNFCVVVDDWDMGITQVIRGDDHVNNTPKQIHILKALGATLPEYAHLPMILNESGAKMSKRRDAVSVVDYERQGILPEAMLNYLARLGWGHGDDEFFSMEQFVAWFDLKDVSPSSSRFDQSKLLWLNAQHIKAADNDRLAGLIQGRMAEAGITETQQPALAEVVALVKERAQDINQLAVACEYFYRKATPTEAELAKHWSDEAHERMLRFADVLAGVNDWTAEAIHDQFKPFCDAEDIKMGKLGMPLRILVCGTSQTPSVDAVLALIGKDEVLARMRG; this is translated from the coding sequence ATGGTTCGTACTCGATTTGCGCCTAGTCCAACGGGTTTTTTACACATTGGTGGCGTGCGTACTGCTTTATTTTCTTGGGCCTATGCCCGTAAAAACCAGGGCAAATTTGTCTTGCGTATTGAAGATACTGACTTAGCGCGTTCAACCGAGGAATCGGTTCAAGCCATTATGGACGGCATGCATTGGGTGGGTTTGGATTATGATGAAGGCCCTTTTTACCAAACACAACGCTTTGACCGCTACAAAGAGGTGGTTGCTCAGCTGCTGGCCTCTGGTCATGCCTACCATTGCTATTGCTCCAAAGAAGAGCTAGAAGCCATGCGCCAAGAGCAAGAAGCCGCTGGCCAGCATTATTTTGCCTACGATCGTCGTTGGCGCCCAGAAGAGGGTAAAGCCCTGCCGACTATTCCTGCCGATGTTGAGCCGGTGGTGCGCTTTAAAATGCCGATGACGGGCAAAATCGCTTGGGATGACTTGGTGAAAGGCACCATCGAGTTCGACAATAAAGAATTAGACGATTTAATCATTGCGCGCCCAGACGGCTCACCTACGTATAATTTCTGCGTGGTGGTCGATGATTGGGACATGGGCATTACCCAAGTCATTCGCGGTGACGATCATGTCAATAATACCCCGAAGCAAATCCATATTTTAAAAGCCTTGGGCGCAACCTTGCCTGAATATGCACACTTGCCCATGATTCTGAATGAGTCAGGCGCTAAAATGTCTAAGCGTCGCGATGCCGTCAGCGTAGTGGACTACGAACGTCAAGGCATTTTGCCTGAAGCCATGTTGAATTACTTAGCGCGTTTAGGCTGGGGCCATGGTGACGATGAGTTTTTCAGCATGGAGCAGTTTGTGGCTTGGTTTGACCTAAAAGACGTCAGCCCATCTTCTAGCCGCTTTGACCAAAGCAAGCTGTTGTGGCTAAACGCCCAGCACATCAAAGCCGCTGACAATGATCGCTTAGCCGGTTTAATTCAGGGCCGCATGGCCGAAGCCGGCATCACCGAGACTCAGCAGCCTGCCTTGGCGGAAGTGGTGGCCTTGGTGAAAGAGCGCGCGCAAGACATCAATCAATTGGCCGTGGCCTGTGAATACTTCTACCGTAAAGCCACGCCCACCGAAGCTGAATTGGCCAAGCATTGGTCTGATGAAGCCCATGAGCGTATGCTGCGCTTTGCCGACGTTTTGGCCGGCGTCAACGATTGGACGGCTGAGGCCATCCACGACCAGTTCAAACCGTTTTGCGATGCAGAAGACATCAAAATGGGCAAGTTAGGCATGCCGCTACGCATCTTGGTGTGTGGTACCTCCCAAACCCCGTCGGTCGATGCGGTACTGGCATTGATTGGTAAAGACGAAGTTCTGGCCCGTATGCGCGGCTAA